A DNA window from Bradyrhizobium barranii subsp. barranii contains the following coding sequences:
- the cnbZ gene encoding 2-amino-5-chloromuconate deaminase CnbZ: MIGDFSAGNYRFIPSVFQYSAGAAADDGYEIERVRFDRLVPLAEGFALAAKYIQEAGRPLTAFCACELRSPAAFSEEGFRAFNLHYVKTLSEWGIFDGTTNPVARSNVCPEFDPPSEPSFYAFSFTRPTTSKSPSFVIAGGAEAREGGGTYVERTVRYRDLSPEGLREKVRFTTTSQMENRMTAFGFGWKDTTGVQAYSVHDFHHALVDELVRHGALRSGLTWHFARPPVVDLEYEMDCRRVLRETVI; the protein is encoded by the coding sequence ATGATTGGTGATTTCTCCGCCGGCAACTATCGTTTCATTCCGTCCGTGTTCCAGTATTCGGCGGGTGCTGCCGCTGACGACGGATACGAGATCGAGCGGGTTCGGTTCGATCGCCTGGTGCCGCTGGCCGAGGGATTTGCGCTCGCGGCGAAGTATATCCAGGAAGCAGGGCGTCCGCTGACGGCGTTCTGTGCCTGCGAGTTGCGCTCACCGGCGGCCTTCAGCGAGGAAGGCTTTCGCGCATTCAACCTGCATTATGTGAAGACGCTGTCCGAATGGGGCATCTTCGACGGCACCACCAATCCGGTGGCGCGCAGCAATGTCTGTCCGGAGTTCGATCCGCCATCCGAACCGTCGTTCTATGCCTTCTCCTTCACGCGTCCGACAACCTCGAAGAGTCCTAGCTTCGTGATCGCCGGTGGCGCCGAGGCGCGCGAGGGCGGCGGGACCTATGTCGAGCGCACGGTGCGCTATCGCGACCTCAGTCCGGAGGGTCTTCGCGAGAAGGTGCGGTTCACCACGACGTCGCAGATGGAGAACCGGATGACGGCCTTCGGCTTCGGCTGGAAGGACACCACCGGCGTGCAGGCCTATTCCGTGCACGATTTCCACCACGCGCTGGTCGACGAGCTGGTCCGCCACGGCGCGCTGCGCTCCGGCCTGACCTGGCATTTTGCCCGGCCGCCGGTGGTCGACCTCGAGTACGAGATGGATTGCCGACGGGTGCTGCGCGAGACGGTGATCTAG
- a CDS encoding response regulator, whose amino-acid sequence MNVYILVVDDEPDVEALFRQQFRRDLRAGRFQMEFAPSASDALRLASEVRDPSLILILSDINMPGMSGLDMLPKVRAEHPDVPVIMITAYGDAETRRKAIERGAIGLLTKPIDFALLRQEIDTRLEQAA is encoded by the coding sequence TTGAACGTTTACATCCTGGTCGTCGATGACGAGCCCGACGTCGAGGCGCTGTTCCGGCAGCAGTTCCGGCGTGACCTGCGCGCCGGACGCTTCCAGATGGAATTCGCGCCGTCCGCGTCCGATGCGCTCAGGCTCGCCTCCGAGGTGCGCGACCCCTCGTTGATCCTGATCCTGTCCGACATCAACATGCCCGGCATGAGCGGGCTCGACATGCTGCCGAAGGTGCGCGCCGAGCATCCGGACGTTCCCGTCATCATGATCACGGCCTATGGCGACGCCGAGACGCGCCGAAAGGCGATCGAGCGTGGCGCCATCGGGCTCCTCACCAAGCCGATCGATTTTGCGCTGCTGCGGCAGGAGATCGACACGAGGCTCGAGCAAGCCGCATGA
- a CDS encoding adenylate/guanylate cyclase domain-containing protein, with protein MTSTILFVDDEPDLEALILQKFRRQIRDGLVDIMFARDGVEAPESLEQNPHVDMVVSDINMPRMDGLSLLAKLQEAEDKKSTIIVSAYGDMSNIRTAMNRGAFDFLTKPIDFADLEATIEKTIRHIEMLREVRRRQMEAERAHAALSRHFSPELAKRLVAGGEGEGIEVQWRDVATIFTDITGFTSLVESAPPETLGALLNEYVGGMTETIFAHEGTVAKIIGDAIQVLFNAPGDQPDYATRAVACAHDLDAWAQDFCARQRAVGVNFGTTRIGIHAGPALVGNFGGNRFFDYTAYGDTINIAARLEAANKHLGTRICASASVAKAAEHFQGRPVGDLMLRGRSEPLRAFEPLPQEKFEAPRTTQYFEAFAKMEAGDVAAMPAFAALVGMHADDSLAGFHLKRLLNGAKGVRMKLE; from the coding sequence ATGACTTCGACCATCCTCTTCGTCGATGACGAGCCAGACCTCGAGGCGCTGATCCTGCAAAAGTTTCGCAGGCAGATCCGCGACGGGCTCGTCGACATCATGTTTGCACGCGACGGCGTCGAGGCGCCGGAATCTCTCGAGCAGAACCCGCATGTCGACATGGTGGTCTCCGACATCAACATGCCGCGCATGGATGGGCTGTCGCTGCTGGCGAAGCTCCAGGAGGCCGAGGACAAGAAGTCGACCATCATCGTCTCGGCCTATGGCGACATGAGCAACATCCGCACCGCCATGAACCGCGGCGCGTTCGACTTCCTCACCAAACCGATCGACTTCGCCGACCTGGAAGCCACGATCGAGAAGACCATTCGCCATATCGAGATGCTCCGCGAGGTGCGGCGCCGTCAGATGGAGGCGGAGCGGGCCCATGCCGCGCTGTCGCGCCATTTCTCGCCCGAGCTCGCCAAGCGTCTGGTGGCGGGCGGCGAGGGTGAGGGGATCGAGGTGCAGTGGCGCGATGTCGCCACCATCTTCACCGATATCACCGGGTTCACCTCCCTGGTCGAGAGCGCGCCGCCCGAGACGCTGGGCGCGCTCCTCAACGAATATGTCGGCGGGATGACCGAAACCATCTTCGCGCATGAGGGGACGGTCGCAAAAATCATCGGCGATGCGATCCAGGTGCTCTTCAATGCGCCCGGCGATCAGCCGGATTATGCGACGCGTGCGGTCGCCTGCGCCCATGACCTCGATGCCTGGGCGCAGGATTTCTGCGCGCGCCAGAGGGCCGTGGGCGTGAATTTCGGCACCACCCGCATCGGCATTCACGCCGGGCCGGCACTGGTCGGCAATTTCGGAGGCAACCGCTTCTTCGACTACACCGCCTATGGAGACACCATCAACATCGCGGCGCGACTGGAGGCCGCCAACAAGCATCTGGGAACACGCATCTGCGCCAGTGCCAGCGTCGCCAAGGCGGCCGAGCATTTTCAAGGCCGTCCCGTGGGTGATCTGATGCTGCGCGGACGCAGCGAACCGCTGCGTGCGTTCGAACCGTTGCCGCAGGAAAAATTCGAAGCGCCAAGGACGACGCAATATTTCGAGGCTTTTGCCAAGATGGAAGCCGGCGACGTCGCGGCCATGCCGGCCTTTGCCGCGCTGGTCGGGATGCATGCCGACGATTCCCTGGCCGGCTTTCACCTGAAGCGCCTGCTCAACGGCGCCAAGGGTGTCCGCATGAAACTGGAATAG
- a CDS encoding DUF1028 domain-containing protein has translation MTWSIIARDPATGQFGIAVATRFFAVGARVPYVAAGLGAIATQAFVNPYYGIDGVKLLREGLNAHDVLATQLATDDGRESRQIHIMDASGAIAAHTGRDCVDWCGHIAGSGFSIAGNMLAGADVLDETAKTYIANDSLPFPRRLLAAMRAGEAAGGDKRGKQSAALLIHGEEEWPALDIRADDHLDPLGELERLERVSQELWVHFRSSMPTRQNPAGNTDRSVIDASIAASRARQS, from the coding sequence ATGACCTGGTCGATCATCGCGCGAGACCCTGCCACCGGCCAGTTCGGCATCGCTGTAGCTACCCGCTTCTTCGCCGTCGGCGCGCGCGTGCCCTACGTCGCGGCCGGTCTCGGCGCCATCGCGACCCAGGCCTTCGTCAATCCCTATTACGGCATCGACGGCGTCAAGCTGCTGCGCGAGGGCCTGAACGCGCATGACGTTCTCGCCACCCAGCTCGCGACCGACGACGGCCGCGAGAGCCGCCAGATCCACATCATGGACGCCAGCGGCGCGATCGCCGCGCATACCGGGCGCGACTGCGTCGACTGGTGTGGACACATCGCCGGCAGCGGCTTCTCCATTGCCGGCAACATGTTGGCAGGCGCCGACGTGCTCGACGAGACCGCGAAGACCTATATCGCCAATGACAGCCTGCCCTTCCCGCGCCGCCTGCTTGCCGCCATGCGCGCGGGCGAGGCCGCCGGCGGCGACAAGCGCGGCAAGCAATCGGCTGCGCTCCTGATCCACGGCGAGGAGGAATGGCCGGCGCTGGACATTCGCGCCGACGATCATCTCGATCCGTTGGGCGAGCTCGAACGACTGGAGCGCGTCAGTCAGGAACTCTGGGTGCATTTCCGCTCCTCCATGCCGACGCGGCAGAATCCGGCAGGCAACACTGATCGCAGCGTCATCGACGCCAGCATCGCTGCAAGCCGAGCAAGGCAATCATGA
- a CDS encoding ABC transporter permease codes for MLNFVAHRIAQIVPTLFFVSVLIFSLQQLLPGDPALVMAGEERDPAVIEQIRQQYKLDQPIPVQYVYWLKGVLSGNFGESLRNKMPVRELIAQKLPVTLQLGSMAILIAFLIGIPAGIISAVKKGTVWDYGANLFALWGISTPNFWLGILMIFLFSIHLGWLPASGYVPLTEDWRASLAATIMPAFVLGNAISAVLMRHTRSAMLQVLESDYVRTARAKGLSERSVILKHAMRNALTPIITLGALELGTLLSGAVLTEQIFSIPGFGKLIVDAVFNRDYAVVQGVVLVTATVYITLNLVADIAYVLVNPRLRG; via the coding sequence ATGCTGAATTTCGTCGCCCACCGAATCGCGCAGATCGTGCCGACACTGTTCTTCGTGTCGGTGCTGATCTTCTCGCTCCAGCAATTGCTGCCGGGCGATCCCGCGCTGGTGATGGCCGGCGAGGAGCGCGATCCCGCCGTGATCGAACAGATCCGCCAGCAGTACAAGCTCGATCAGCCGATCCCCGTGCAGTACGTCTATTGGCTCAAGGGCGTTCTATCAGGCAATTTCGGCGAGTCGCTGCGCAACAAGATGCCGGTGCGCGAGCTGATCGCACAGAAACTGCCGGTGACGCTCCAGCTCGGCTCGATGGCGATCCTGATCGCATTCCTCATCGGCATTCCCGCCGGCATCATCTCCGCGGTGAAGAAGGGCACGGTTTGGGACTATGGCGCCAATTTGTTCGCGCTGTGGGGCATCTCGACGCCGAATTTCTGGCTCGGAATTCTCATGATCTTCCTGTTCTCGATTCACCTGGGCTGGCTGCCGGCCTCAGGCTATGTGCCGCTCACCGAGGACTGGCGCGCGAGTCTGGCTGCCACCATCATGCCGGCCTTCGTGCTCGGCAACGCGATTTCGGCGGTCCTGATGCGGCACACGCGCAGCGCAATGCTCCAGGTTCTGGAGAGCGACTATGTCCGCACCGCGCGCGCGAAAGGTCTCTCCGAGCGCTCGGTGATCCTCAAGCATGCTATGCGCAACGCGCTGACGCCGATCATCACCCTCGGTGCGCTCGAGCTCGGCACGCTGTTGTCGGGCGCGGTGCTGACCGAGCAGATCTTCTCCATTCCCGGCTTCGGCAAGCTGATCGTGGATGCCGTCTTCAACCGTGACTATGCGGTGGTGCAGGGCGTTGTGCTGGTGACGGCCACGGTCTACATCACGCTGAATCTCGTTGCCGACATCGCCTATGTCCTCGTCAATCCGCGGCTGCGAGGTTAG
- a CDS encoding ABC transporter ATP-binding protein has translation MALLEVEGLVKHFVAGRSLFGRALGHVKAVDGVSFSLDAGKTLALVGESGCGKSTVSRLVLRLIEPDAGTVRFAGRDLLSLDAGALRAFRREAQIIFQDPYASLNPRMTVGQILTEPLALHDLVPPAQRRERVAEILRLVGLEPRLERRYPHEFSGGQRQRIAIARALAVEPKLIICDEPVSALDVSIRSQILNLLRELQDRLGLAYIFVSHDLAVVKHIADHVAVMNLGQIVETAEADALFAAPRHPYSRALLSAIPMPKPRAKRSRIVLQGEIPSALSPPPGCRFHTRCPYVVDRCRSEMPQLVPDGIGHATACHRTSELPSSAAIVPSDGGFSPVLEKLVAAFSGGPEAVRGSGVSSLGTDPA, from the coding sequence ATGGCGCTTCTCGAGGTCGAAGGCCTGGTCAAGCATTTTGTCGCCGGGCGCTCGCTGTTCGGCCGGGCACTGGGGCATGTCAAAGCGGTCGATGGCGTCAGCTTCTCTCTCGACGCCGGCAAGACGCTGGCCCTGGTCGGCGAATCCGGTTGCGGCAAATCCACCGTGAGTCGCCTGGTGCTGCGGCTGATCGAGCCGGATGCAGGCACGGTGCGTTTCGCCGGCCGTGACCTGCTCTCGCTGGACGCCGGGGCGCTCCGCGCCTTCCGCCGCGAGGCGCAGATCATCTTCCAGGACCCCTACGCCTCGCTCAATCCGCGCATGACGGTCGGCCAGATTCTCACCGAGCCGCTGGCGCTGCACGATCTGGTACCGCCGGCGCAACGGCGCGAGCGCGTCGCGGAAATCCTGCGGCTGGTCGGCCTCGAGCCGCGGCTCGAGCGGCGTTATCCGCACGAATTCTCCGGCGGCCAGCGCCAGCGCATCGCCATTGCCCGCGCGCTCGCGGTCGAACCAAAACTGATCATCTGCGATGAGCCGGTCTCGGCGCTGGACGTCTCGATCCGCTCGCAGATCCTCAACCTCCTGCGCGAGCTGCAGGACCGGCTTGGGCTGGCCTACATCTTCGTCTCGCACGATCTGGCTGTGGTCAAGCACATCGCCGACCATGTCGCCGTGATGAATCTCGGCCAGATCGTCGAGACAGCCGAGGCGGACGCCCTGTTCGCGGCACCCCGCCATCCCTACAGCCGTGCGCTGCTGTCCGCGATCCCCATGCCTAAACCGCGGGCAAAGCGCAGCCGGATTGTGCTGCAGGGAGAGATCCCCAGCGCACTCAGCCCGCCACCGGGATGCCGCTTCCACACCCGCTGCCCCTACGTGGTCGACCGCTGCCGCAGTGAAATGCCGCAGCTCGTACCGGATGGCATCGGACATGCAACGGCCTGTCACCGAACGTCGGAACTGCCGTCCTCCGCGGCGATCGTCCCGTCCGACGGCGGCTTCTCGCCGGTCCTTGAAAAATTGGTCGCCGCCTTCAGCGGCGGCCCGGAAGCAGTCCGCGGCAGCGGGGTTAGTTCATTGGGAACGGACCCGGCATAG
- a CDS encoding ABC transporter permease yields the protein MTDAALPASPATQAYELDSPARRARRRLFKRKAAVFGLVVITAFILLAALAPLVVPYDPIATSWSLVRKPPTAAHWFGTDDLGRDILSRVIYGARASLMAGLISVAIALGIGVPLGLLAGYRGGFVDALISRITDAMLACPFLILAIALAAFLGPSLGNAMIAIGISATPIFIRLTRGQVLSVKAEDYVEAARALGNPPWRIAFSHILPNILPALLVQATLSIAAAIIAEAALSFLGLGQQPPAPSWGSMLNAAQRFLTQAPWMAIWPGLAIFLVVLSLNLLGDGLRDALDPRQR from the coding sequence ATGACCGACGCCGCACTGCCAGCCAGTCCCGCCACCCAGGCCTACGAGCTGGACAGCCCAGCCCGCCGTGCGCGGCGGCGCCTGTTCAAGCGCAAGGCTGCGGTCTTCGGACTTGTCGTGATCACGGCTTTCATTCTGCTTGCGGCCCTTGCGCCGCTGGTCGTGCCCTATGATCCGATTGCGACGAGTTGGAGCCTGGTGCGCAAGCCGCCCACCGCCGCCCACTGGTTCGGCACCGACGATCTCGGCCGCGACATCCTCAGCCGCGTCATCTACGGCGCGCGGGCCTCCCTGATGGCGGGTCTGATCTCGGTCGCGATTGCGCTCGGGATCGGCGTCCCTCTTGGCCTCCTCGCCGGCTATCGCGGCGGATTTGTTGATGCGCTGATCAGCCGGATCACCGATGCAATGTTGGCCTGCCCTTTCCTGATCCTGGCGATTGCGCTCGCCGCCTTCCTCGGTCCCAGCCTCGGCAATGCCATGATCGCGATCGGTATCTCGGCCACGCCAATCTTCATCCGTCTGACACGCGGGCAGGTGCTGAGCGTCAAGGCCGAAGACTATGTCGAGGCTGCGCGTGCGCTCGGCAATCCGCCGTGGCGGATAGCCTTCTCACACATCCTGCCGAACATCCTGCCCGCGCTGCTGGTGCAGGCCACACTGTCGATCGCCGCCGCCATCATCGCCGAAGCCGCGCTGTCCTTCCTCGGCCTCGGCCAGCAGCCGCCCGCACCGTCCTGGGGCAGCATGCTCAACGCGGCGCAACGCTTCCTGACCCAGGCACCGTGGATGGCGATCTGGCCAGGCCTTGCGATCTTCCTAGTGGTGCTGTCGCTGAACCTGCTCGGCGACGGCCTGCGCGACGCGCTCGACCCGCGCCAGCGCTAG
- a CDS encoding ABC transporter ATP-binding protein: protein MSASPLIEIKDLRIRFHGDDGRVTHAVDSVDLSVANGATLGLVGESGCGKSVTSLAIMGLLPKQSAEISGAIRFDGFDLLKTPDQTLRDLRGNRLAMIFQEPMTSLNPSFTIGDQIIETILRHRGGSRRSARERAIELLRRVHIPSPERRIDEYPHKLSGGMRQRVMIAMALACDPRLLIADEPTTALDVTLQAQILELMRELKAASGAAIILITHDLGVVAEVCDEVAVMYAGEIVERAPVDELFAMPQHPYTVGLLGSIPRLDHRAEQLATIEGMVPNMAQPPAGCRFAARCPFVLDACTEVPPPLVEVSPGHLSRCIRAPLERLVS, encoded by the coding sequence ATGAGCGCAAGCCCTCTCATCGAGATCAAGGATCTGCGCATCCGATTCCACGGCGACGACGGCCGCGTGACCCACGCCGTCGACAGCGTCGATCTCAGCGTCGCCAATGGCGCGACGCTCGGCCTCGTCGGCGAATCCGGTTGCGGCAAGAGCGTGACGTCGCTGGCGATCATGGGATTGCTGCCGAAGCAAAGCGCGGAGATCTCGGGCGCAATCCGCTTCGACGGCTTCGACTTGCTGAAGACTCCTGACCAGACGCTGCGCGACCTCCGCGGCAACCGGCTGGCGATGATTTTTCAGGAGCCTATGACGTCGCTCAATCCGAGCTTCACCATCGGCGACCAGATCATCGAGACCATTCTGCGCCACCGCGGCGGCTCCCGGCGCAGCGCGCGCGAGCGGGCCATCGAGCTCTTGCGCCGCGTCCACATCCCCTCGCCGGAGCGGCGGATCGACGAATATCCGCACAAGCTCTCCGGCGGCATGCGCCAGCGCGTGATGATCGCGATGGCGCTGGCCTGCGACCCGCGACTGCTGATCGCAGACGAGCCGACTACCGCGCTCGACGTCACCCTGCAGGCGCAGATCTTGGAGCTGATGCGCGAACTGAAGGCGGCGAGCGGCGCCGCCATCATCCTGATCACCCACGATCTCGGTGTTGTCGCCGAAGTCTGCGACGAGGTCGCGGTGATGTATGCCGGCGAGATCGTCGAGCGCGCGCCGGTCGACGAGCTGTTCGCGATGCCGCAGCATCCCTACACCGTCGGCCTGCTGGGCTCGATCCCGCGGCTCGACCACCGCGCCGAGCAGCTGGCCACGATCGAAGGCATGGTGCCGAACATGGCGCAGCCACCCGCCGGCTGCCGTTTCGCCGCGCGCTGCCCCTTCGTGCTGGACGCCTGCACGGAGGTGCCGCCACCGCTGGTCGAGGTCAGCCCCGGCCACCTCTCGCGCTGCATCCGCGCACCGCTCGAACGTCTGGTGTCGTGA
- a CDS encoding ABC transporter substrate-binding protein: MSFMRLTILASAVLTSLAGAAQAQTTLRIGIAEDPDILDPSIGRTYVGRIVFSAFCDKLFDIDEKLNIVPQLALSYETSADGKEMTIKLRPNVKFHDGEPLDAEAAKFSIERHMTLPTSFRKSELASVDHIEVVDPLTIKLVLKTPYSPLIAQLTDRSGMMVSPKAAKEAGDKFGLHPVCAGPYKFVERVQQDRMVFERFADYWNKDNIHIDRVVFLPIVDATVRLANLKSGGLDLIERVLATDIKDVRADSRLVLSTAPELGYLGLTVNIGNDKTKGPLSQSAKVRQALDLSIDREALNQVVFNGEFTPGNQWVSPKHPYYQKAFSVRGRDIAKAKALLKEAGLTAPVTVDYMIPKGAENEAVAQVVQSMAAEAGFDIKIRAVEFATTFKQAQAGEFQIFQINWSGRIDPDGNSYIFMRSKAPQNDGVYANPEADKLMEDGRMTSNVEERKAIYEKLTKILLDDLPIIYIYHRTLLIAHTTKLQGYKQMPDGLVRVVGLKFK; this comes from the coding sequence ATGAGTTTCATGCGTTTGACAATCCTGGCGTCGGCAGTGCTGACGTCGCTCGCGGGCGCAGCCCAGGCTCAGACCACGCTTCGCATCGGCATCGCCGAAGACCCCGACATCCTCGATCCCAGCATCGGCCGCACCTATGTCGGCCGCATCGTCTTCTCCGCCTTCTGCGACAAGCTGTTCGACATCGACGAGAAGCTCAACATCGTGCCGCAGCTCGCGCTGTCCTACGAGACTTCGGCCGACGGCAAGGAGATGACGATCAAGCTCCGGCCTAACGTCAAATTCCATGACGGCGAGCCGCTGGACGCCGAAGCCGCAAAGTTCTCGATCGAGCGTCACATGACGCTGCCGACCTCGTTCCGGAAGTCCGAGCTTGCCAGCGTCGACCATATCGAGGTGGTCGATCCCCTGACCATCAAGCTGGTGCTCAAGACGCCCTACTCGCCCTTGATCGCCCAGCTCACCGACCGCTCCGGCATGATGGTCTCGCCGAAGGCAGCGAAGGAGGCGGGCGACAAGTTCGGCCTGCATCCGGTCTGCGCCGGCCCCTACAAATTCGTCGAGCGCGTCCAGCAGGACCGCATGGTGTTCGAGAGGTTTGCCGACTATTGGAACAAGGACAACATCCATATCGACCGCGTCGTGTTCCTGCCGATTGTCGACGCCACTGTGCGGCTCGCGAACCTGAAGTCTGGCGGGCTCGATCTGATCGAGCGCGTGCTCGCCACTGATATCAAGGACGTGCGCGCCGATTCCCGCCTCGTGCTGTCGACCGCGCCGGAGCTCGGCTATCTCGGCCTGACCGTCAATATCGGAAACGACAAGACCAAGGGGCCGCTGAGCCAGTCGGCGAAGGTCCGCCAGGCGCTCGATCTCTCGATCGACCGCGAGGCCCTCAACCAGGTCGTCTTCAACGGCGAGTTCACGCCCGGAAATCAGTGGGTCAGCCCGAAGCATCCCTATTACCAGAAAGCGTTCTCGGTTCGCGGTCGCGACATCGCGAAGGCCAAGGCGCTGCTGAAAGAAGCCGGCCTCACCGCGCCGGTGACGGTCGACTACATGATCCCCAAGGGCGCGGAGAACGAAGCCGTCGCCCAGGTCGTCCAGTCCATGGCCGCCGAAGCGGGTTTTGACATCAAGATCCGCGCGGTCGAATTCGCGACGACCTTCAAGCAGGCCCAGGCCGGCGAGTTCCAGATCTTCCAGATCAACTGGAGCGGCCGCATCGATCCCGACGGCAATTCCTACATCTTCATGCGCAGCAAGGCGCCGCAAAACGACGGCGTGTACGCGAACCCCGAGGCCGACAAGCTGATGGAAGACGGACGCATGACGTCCAACGTCGAGGAGCGCAAGGCGATCTACGAAAAGCTGACCAAGATCCTGCTCGACGACCTGCCGATCATCTACATCTACCACCGCACGCTCCTGATCGCGCACACGACCAAGCTTCAAGGCTACAAGCAGATGCCCGATGGCCTCGTGCGCGTGGTCGGATTGAAGTTCAAGTGA
- a CDS encoding gamma-glutamyltransferase family protein, whose translation MASNVNPDPFTTRPEIEGTFGVVATTHWIATAVGMAILEKGGNAFDAGVATAFTLQVVEPHLNGPGGDVPIIAHDVKRARTEVICGQGPAPARATIAHYKSEGLDMVPGTGLLAACVPGTFESWMMLLRDYGTMRVRDVLEPAISYARDGYPLVERACATIQTVEQLFRKHWPTSAAVYLPNGEVPRPGTLFTNKTLAATYARILSEAESGGGDRDAEIERARKAWSQGFVAEAIDKFCRTQEVMDVSGSPHRGVLSADDMARWQPTIEAPLTYDYGRYTVCKAGVWSQGPVTLQQLALLKGFALDGLDPTGPEFIHLQIECAKLAFADREKFYGDPKFSEIPIATLLSDAYNDERRKLISEKASLDFLPGSVEGFGGVVKLRRAEGQREAVGALGAGEPTVGRFGEVRGDTVHFDIIDKAGNMVSSTPSGGWLQSSPIIPELGFCLGSRAQMFWLEEDHPAALAPGKRPRTTLSPTMALRDGEPYLAWGSPGGDQQDQWITQFFLRHVHCNLNLQESIDAPAWHSEHFPISFWPRTARPGVLVVENRVPKATIENLRERGHIVEVGPDWSEGRLTAASRVGVRRRAAANPRGMQGYAAGR comes from the coding sequence ATGGCCAGCAACGTCAATCCCGATCCCTTCACGACGCGCCCCGAGATCGAGGGCACGTTCGGGGTCGTCGCCACCACACACTGGATCGCGACCGCGGTCGGCATGGCCATCCTGGAAAAGGGCGGCAATGCCTTCGACGCCGGCGTCGCCACGGCGTTCACGCTCCAGGTCGTCGAACCGCATTTGAACGGCCCCGGCGGAGACGTGCCCATCATCGCGCATGACGTCAAACGCGCACGCACCGAGGTGATCTGCGGCCAGGGCCCGGCGCCGGCGCGCGCCACCATCGCGCATTACAAGAGCGAAGGCCTCGACATGGTGCCGGGCACCGGCCTGCTCGCGGCCTGCGTCCCCGGCACGTTCGAATCCTGGATGATGCTGCTGCGCGACTACGGCACGATGCGCGTGCGCGACGTGCTGGAGCCAGCCATCTCCTACGCGCGCGACGGCTATCCGCTGGTCGAGCGCGCCTGCGCCACGATCCAGACCGTCGAGCAACTGTTCCGCAAGCATTGGCCGACCTCGGCCGCGGTCTATCTGCCCAATGGCGAAGTGCCGAGGCCCGGCACCCTCTTCACCAACAAGACGCTGGCTGCGACCTACGCCCGCATTCTCAGCGAAGCCGAGAGCGGCGGCGGTGACCGCGACGCCGAGATCGAGCGCGCGCGAAAGGCCTGGTCGCAAGGTTTCGTTGCGGAAGCCATCGACAAGTTCTGCCGCACCCAGGAAGTGATGGATGTCAGCGGCTCGCCGCATCGCGGCGTGCTCTCGGCCGACGACATGGCGCGTTGGCAGCCGACGATCGAGGCACCGCTCACCTACGACTATGGCCGCTACACCGTCTGCAAGGCCGGCGTCTGGAGCCAGGGTCCGGTGACGCTCCAGCAGCTCGCGCTGCTCAAGGGCTTTGCGCTCGACGGGCTCGATCCGACCGGGCCGGAATTCATTCACCTCCAGATCGAGTGCGCAAAACTCGCCTTCGCAGACCGCGAAAAGTTCTACGGCGATCCCAAATTCAGCGAGATCCCGATCGCGACGCTGCTGTCGGATGCCTATAACGACGAACGCCGCAAACTGATCTCAGAGAAGGCCTCGCTCGACTTCCTCCCCGGTTCGGTCGAAGGTTTTGGCGGCGTGGTCAAGCTGCGCCGCGCCGAGGGGCAGCGTGAGGCGGTCGGCGCGCTTGGCGCGGGCGAGCCGACAGTCGGGCGCTTCGGCGAGGTGCGCGGCGACACCGTGCATTTCGACATCATCGACAAGGCCGGCAACATGGTGTCCTCGACGCCATCGGGCGGCTGGCTGCAATCCTCGCCGATCATTCCGGAGCTCGGCTTCTGCCTCGGCAGCCGCGCGCAGATGTTCTGGCTGGAGGAAGACCATCCCGCAGCGCTTGCGCCGGGCAAGCGGCCGCGCACGACGCTGTCGCCGACCATGGCGCTACGCGACGGCGAGCCGTACCTCGCCTGGGGCTCGCCCGGCGGCGACCAGCAGGATCAGTGGATCACGCAGTTCTTCCTACGGCACGTCCATTGCAACCTCAATCTCCAGGAATCGATCGACGCGCCGGCCTGGCACTCCGAGCATTTCCCGATCTCGTTCTGGCCGCGCACCGCGCGCCCCGGCGTGCTCGTGGTCGAGAACCGCGTGCCGAAGGCGACGATCGAGAACCTTCGCGAGCGCGGACACATTGTCGAGGTCGGCCCCGACTGGTCGGAAGGTCGCCTCACCGCGGCCTCGCGCGTCGGGGTGCGCCGCCGCGCCGCCGCCAACCCGCGTGGCATGCAGGGCTACGCCGCAGGGCGCTGA